One window of the Saccopteryx bilineata isolate mSacBil1 chromosome 2, mSacBil1_pri_phased_curated, whole genome shotgun sequence genome contains the following:
- the STX2 gene encoding syntaxin-2 isoform X2, which produces MRDRLPDLTACRKNDDGDAAVVIEKDHFMDDFFHQVEEIRSSILKIAQYVEEVKKNHSIILSAPNPEGKIKEELEELNKEIKKTANKIRTKLKSIEQSLDQDESGHRVSMDVRIRRTQHSVLSRKFVEVMTEYSEAQTLFRERSKGRIQRQLEITGKSTTDEELEAMLESGNPSIFTSDIISDSQITRQALNEIESRHQDIMKLETSIRELHEMFMDMAMFVETQGEMINNIEKNVMNAGDYVEHAKEETKKAIKYQSKARRKMMFIIICVIILLVILGIILATVL; this is translated from the exons ATGCGGGACCGGCTGCCGGATCTGACGGCG TGTAGGAAAAATGATGATGGGGATGCAGCAGTCGTCATTGAGAAGGACCATTTTATGGATGATTTCTTCCATCAG GTGGAGGAGATCAGAAGCAGCATATTGAAAATAGCGCAGTATGTGGAGGAAGTAAAGAAAAACCATAGCATCATTCTTTCTGCACCAAACCCAGAAGGAA aaataaaagaggagctTGAAGAGCtgaacaaagaaatcaagaaaactgCTAATAAAATCCGCACCAAGTTAAAGT CTATTGAACAAAGTTTGGATCAGGATGAGAGTGGGCACCGCGTTTCCATGGACGTtcggatacggaggacccag CACTCAGTACTGTCTCGAAAGTTTGTGGAGGTTATGACGGAATACAGTGAAGCACAGACTCTCTTCCGGGAGCGGAGCAAAGGCCGCATACAGCGCCAGCTGGAAATAA CTGGGAAGAGCACAACTGATGAGGAGCTGGAGGCTATGCTGGAAAGCGGGAACCCATCCATCTTCACCTCCGAC attATATCAGATTCACAGATCACTAGACAAGCTCTCAATGAAATTGAGTCGCGCCACCAGGACATCATGAAGCTGGAGACCAGCATCCGAGAGCTGCATGAGATGTTCATGGACATGGCCATGTTTGTGGAGACGCAG ggtgAAATGATCaacaacatagaaaaaaatgttatgaatGCCGGAGACTATGTAGAACATgccaaggaagaaacaaaaaaagctatTAAGTATCAGAGCAAAGCAAGAAGG AAAATGATGTTCATTATTATTTGTGTAATTATTTTGCTTGTGATCCTTGGAATTATCCTAGCAACAGTATTGTGA
- the STX2 gene encoding syntaxin-2 isoform X1 has protein sequence MRDRLPDLTACRKNDDGDAAVVIEKDHFMDDFFHQVEEIRSSILKIAQYVEEVKKNHSIILSAPNPEGKIKEELEELNKEIKKTANKIRTKLKSIEQSLDQDESGHRVSMDVRIRRTQHSVLSRKFVEVMTEYSEAQTLFRERSKGRIQRQLEITGKSTTDEELEAMLESGNPSIFTSDIISDSQITRQALNEIESRHQDIMKLETSIRELHEMFMDMAMFVETQGEMINNIEKNVMNAGDYVEHAKEETKKAIKYQSKARRKKWIIVAVSVVLVAVIALIIGLSVGK, from the exons ATGCGGGACCGGCTGCCGGATCTGACGGCG TGTAGGAAAAATGATGATGGGGATGCAGCAGTCGTCATTGAGAAGGACCATTTTATGGATGATTTCTTCCATCAG GTGGAGGAGATCAGAAGCAGCATATTGAAAATAGCGCAGTATGTGGAGGAAGTAAAGAAAAACCATAGCATCATTCTTTCTGCACCAAACCCAGAAGGAA aaataaaagaggagctTGAAGAGCtgaacaaagaaatcaagaaaactgCTAATAAAATCCGCACCAAGTTAAAGT CTATTGAACAAAGTTTGGATCAGGATGAGAGTGGGCACCGCGTTTCCATGGACGTtcggatacggaggacccag CACTCAGTACTGTCTCGAAAGTTTGTGGAGGTTATGACGGAATACAGTGAAGCACAGACTCTCTTCCGGGAGCGGAGCAAAGGCCGCATACAGCGCCAGCTGGAAATAA CTGGGAAGAGCACAACTGATGAGGAGCTGGAGGCTATGCTGGAAAGCGGGAACCCATCCATCTTCACCTCCGAC attATATCAGATTCACAGATCACTAGACAAGCTCTCAATGAAATTGAGTCGCGCCACCAGGACATCATGAAGCTGGAGACCAGCATCCGAGAGCTGCATGAGATGTTCATGGACATGGCCATGTTTGTGGAGACGCAG ggtgAAATGATCaacaacatagaaaaaaatgttatgaatGCCGGAGACTATGTAGAACATgccaaggaagaaacaaaaaaagctatTAAGTATCAGAGCAAAGCAAGAAGG AAAAAGTGGATAATTGTTGCTGTGTCGGTGGTTCTGGTGGCTGTAATTGCTCTAATTATTGGTTTATCAGTTGGCAAATGA